The Thermococcus thermotolerans genome contains a region encoding:
- a CDS encoding AbrB/MazE/SpoVT family DNA-binding domain-containing protein has product MATVEIKRIDPQGRLVLPKSWRERWGNEVILIEFDDRIEIIPRKKPRLSKFFDIIDAEIKGTDVERELLKSLY; this is encoded by the coding sequence ATGGCAACTGTGGAAATAAAAAGGATTGACCCCCAAGGAAGGCTTGTTCTGCCAAAGAGCTGGCGTGAAAGGTGGGGGAATGAGGTTATTCTCATTGAGTTCGATGATCGGATTGAGATAATACCGCGAAAGAAGCCGAGACTCTCTAAGTTCTTCGACATAATTGACGCCGAAATCAAAGGGACTGACGTTGAAAGAGAGCTCCTGAAAAGTCTCTACTGA
- a CDS encoding type II toxin-antitoxin system VapC family toxin: MRFIDANVFLYALLKPRPNLPKEILERKRLAMEILKRIEEGETVATTTVHLSEVANIIEAKVNLSTAIAFIEELLTADNVRVLSVTSEDYLKAALVASERSVSINDALAYLKMKELGTNEIYTFDRHFLNLDVRVLP, translated from the coding sequence ATGAGGTTCATAGACGCTAACGTTTTCCTGTACGCCCTGCTAAAGCCCAGACCGAACCTTCCGAAGGAAATCCTCGAAAGGAAGAGGCTGGCAATGGAAATCCTGAAGAGAATTGAAGAGGGAGAGACGGTGGCTACAACCACTGTGCACCTAAGCGAGGTCGCTAATATAATTGAAGCCAAAGTAAATCTCTCAACGGCGATAGCTTTCATTGAGGAGTTGCTCACTGCAGACAATGTGCGGGTTCTTTCCGTTACCTCGGAGGACTACCTAAAGGCCGCCCTCGTAGCATCCGAGAGAAGCGTCAGCATAAACGATGCCCTCGCCTATCTGAAGATGAAGGAACTGGGCACTAATGAAATCTACACATTCGATAGACATTTCTTGAATCTTGACGTTCGTGTTCTCCCCTGA
- a CDS encoding MATE family efflux transporter produces MRREVEAMRDQIVGGPIVKTLIVLAYPLIINQLVQVLYNLTDTYWLGKLGREELAAPGTAWPLVWFFMAIGMGFATAGFAFVSQYVGAKAYEKANRAAGALYSLMMLFAIGVGVFGVLSAPYLLKFMNVSDTVYPYALNYTRVIFAGIPFAFTLFAFNFLLRAIGDTKTPVKINIATVLLNLALDPFLIFGWGPFPELGVIGAAVATMFSNSLGSLVGGYLLFKGKVGIHLTMEGLKPDWEFYKRIFRVGIPSSVGSSTTALGFVILTRIIFTLGGQFGEADVAFATYSITNRLTNFMFAFSDGISMAMGTMVGQTVGAKLYERAKTIAEKTMAINFAILSVGTLLFAFFRVEIFAFFINDPAIIAESAKVVKYFSASLPFFGIFSAVNNVFQSSGHTKKSMLLSMLRLWGLRLPLSYGLGILVKDTAGMWLGMGLSNVLGAVVALAWFLTGSWMERIIEESASAS; encoded by the coding sequence ATGAGGCGTGAAGTAGAGGCAATGCGCGACCAGATCGTGGGTGGACCTATAGTGAAGACGCTCATAGTGCTAGCCTATCCTTTAATCATAAACCAGCTCGTGCAGGTTCTCTACAACCTCACCGACACGTACTGGCTCGGTAAACTCGGAAGGGAGGAGTTGGCGGCACCGGGGACGGCGTGGCCGCTGGTGTGGTTCTTCATGGCCATAGGGATGGGCTTTGCAACGGCAGGTTTCGCCTTCGTGAGCCAGTACGTCGGGGCGAAGGCATATGAAAAAGCAAACAGGGCCGCAGGAGCGCTCTACTCCCTCATGATGCTGTTCGCTATTGGAGTTGGCGTATTTGGTGTCCTCTCGGCCCCATACCTCCTCAAGTTCATGAACGTTAGTGACACCGTCTATCCCTACGCACTCAACTACACCCGTGTCATCTTCGCCGGGATACCCTTCGCCTTCACGCTCTTCGCCTTCAACTTCCTCCTGAGGGCCATAGGCGACACCAAAACACCGGTTAAGATAAACATAGCCACCGTGCTCCTCAATCTGGCCCTGGATCCCTTCCTGATATTCGGCTGGGGACCGTTTCCGGAGCTTGGAGTCATAGGTGCAGCAGTAGCAACGATGTTCTCCAACAGCCTCGGCTCGCTCGTCGGTGGATACCTCCTCTTCAAGGGGAAGGTCGGGATACACCTCACGATGGAAGGCCTGAAGCCAGACTGGGAATTCTACAAGCGCATCTTCCGCGTCGGCATACCCTCAAGTGTTGGTTCGTCAACCACAGCCCTTGGCTTCGTCATACTCACGAGGATAATCTTCACCCTTGGCGGTCAGTTCGGTGAGGCTGATGTGGCCTTCGCGACCTATTCGATAACCAATAGACTGACCAATTTCATGTTCGCCTTCTCTGACGGCATAAGCATGGCGATGGGAACGATGGTCGGTCAGACGGTCGGTGCGAAGCTCTACGAGAGGGCCAAGACCATAGCCGAGAAGACGATGGCAATAAACTTTGCCATCCTTAGCGTCGGAACGCTCCTCTTCGCCTTCTTCCGGGTGGAGATATTCGCCTTCTTTATCAACGACCCGGCGATAATAGCCGAGAGCGCTAAGGTCGTTAAGTATTTCTCCGCATCACTGCCGTTTTTCGGCATATTCTCGGCGGTAAACAACGTCTTCCAGAGTTCAGGACACACCAAGAAGAGCATGCTCCTCAGCATGCTCCGCCTCTGGGGGCTAAGGTTGCCCCTCAGCTACGGCCTCGGAATCCTCGTGAAGGACACCGCTGGAATGTGGCTCGGGATGGGTCTGAGCAACGTTCTCGGCGCGGTTGTTGCTCTCGCCTGGTTCCTGACAGGGAGCTGGATGGAAAGGATAATCGAGGAATCCGCGAGCGCATCATAA
- a CDS encoding MATE family efflux transporter, producing the protein MKSEKIQRMREEIITGPIEKTLLVLAGPLIVNNLVQVVYNITDTFWLGKLGREALSAPGVTWPIIGTLMALGLGFTTAGFAFVGQYIGAEKYDRANRSAGALYSLMLFFATATAIIGTLLLPYALHFMKVSENVYPYSLTYATIIFLGIPFSFTFMAFGALVRATGDTKTPVKITLLTVAINIILDPILIFGWLGFPKLGVAGAAIATVFANSIGAFIGLYLLFTDRVGLSLSLESLKPDFEFYRKIFKVGLPSSIGQSANSFGFVILTRIIFGFGDVTYAAYVITTRLVNFLTSISRGISMAMGTMIAQNVGAENYERAKRIAERTMLINFAIASLAILVIGIFRVEIFRVFLNDPAVIKESEVVMRYFLISVPFFNGIFIVVNRTFSSAGHTKKSMALGIFRLWGLRIPLSYAFGYIGAITILGITVPLAELFDFTSRGVFFGMGMSNFIAAIVALAWFLRGTWMRRIIEEKSKTEPEKATA; encoded by the coding sequence ATGAAGAGCGAGAAAATCCAGAGAATGCGCGAAGAGATAATAACCGGGCCCATAGAAAAGACACTTCTCGTTCTGGCGGGCCCGCTCATTGTTAACAATCTAGTCCAAGTTGTCTACAACATAACCGATACCTTCTGGCTCGGCAAACTCGGGAGGGAGGCGCTCTCGGCCCCGGGAGTCACATGGCCAATAATCGGCACATTAATGGCCCTTGGACTCGGGTTTACCACCGCGGGCTTTGCCTTCGTAGGCCAGTATATAGGCGCTGAGAAGTACGACAGGGCAAACCGCTCGGCAGGGGCACTCTACTCGCTCATGCTGTTCTTCGCGACGGCAACGGCCATAATCGGAACGCTTCTCCTACCGTACGCCCTGCACTTCATGAAGGTCAGCGAGAACGTCTACCCATATTCGCTCACCTACGCGACGATAATATTCCTCGGCATCCCATTTTCCTTCACCTTCATGGCCTTTGGAGCGCTCGTGAGAGCAACGGGGGACACGAAGACACCCGTCAAGATAACCCTCCTCACTGTGGCGATAAACATAATCCTTGACCCGATACTGATATTCGGGTGGCTGGGCTTTCCAAAGCTGGGCGTTGCCGGGGCCGCAATAGCGACGGTCTTTGCAAACTCGATAGGGGCATTCATAGGGCTCTACCTCCTCTTCACGGATAGGGTTGGGCTGAGCCTGAGCCTTGAGAGCCTCAAACCAGACTTCGAGTTCTACAGGAAGATATTCAAGGTTGGCCTGCCGTCGAGCATCGGTCAGTCGGCGAACAGCTTCGGCTTCGTTATCCTCACGAGGATAATCTTCGGCTTCGGCGATGTCACCTACGCGGCCTACGTTATAACCACCAGACTGGTGAACTTCCTCACGAGCATCTCGCGCGGCATAAGCATGGCGATGGGAACGATGATAGCCCAGAACGTCGGAGCGGAGAACTACGAGAGGGCAAAAAGAATAGCCGAGAGGACGATGCTCATAAACTTCGCAATAGCCAGCCTCGCGATACTAGTAATCGGCATCTTCCGCGTCGAGATATTCCGCGTGTTCTTAAATGACCCTGCCGTCATCAAGGAGAGCGAGGTCGTTATGAGATACTTCCTAATCTCGGTGCCGTTCTTCAATGGAATCTTCATAGTCGTCAACAGAACCTTCAGTTCGGCAGGCCACACCAAGAAGAGCATGGCCCTTGGCATATTCCGCCTCTGGGGCCTGAGGATTCCGCTCAGCTATGCCTTTGGCTACATCGGTGCCATAACAATCCTTGGAATCACCGTACCCCTCGCGGAGCTCTTCGACTTCACGAGCAGGGGAGTGTTCTTCGGCATGGGAATGAGCAACTTTATAGCCGCGATAGTCGCCCTTGCATGGTTCCTGCGCGGCACATGGATGAGACGGATAATCGAGGAAAAATCAAAAACCGAGCCTGAGAAGGCCACGGCTTAA
- the upp gene encoding uracil phosphoribosyltransferase — MIEDKRWKGVYSFEDSPFIMEILMELRDERTGPIPFRKGLVKLGRYMAYELTKTMEVERVPIKTPLEETEGTIIKDRRNVVIITVLRAAIPLMEGLIKVLDHARVGIVSASRGKAPKFEIEMKYVKVPQVKPEDTVIIADPMIATGSTLIKVLEEVKKYGKAKRYVIVGVLAAPEGISRIKEAHPEVEMFVAAIDRELNDHGYILPGLGDAGDRAFGAPIKV, encoded by the coding sequence ATGATAGAGGATAAGCGGTGGAAGGGTGTTTACTCCTTTGAAGACTCCCCGTTCATCATGGAGATTCTGATGGAGCTTCGCGATGAGAGAACGGGACCGATACCGTTCAGAAAGGGACTCGTTAAGCTCGGCCGCTATATGGCCTACGAGCTGACCAAGACGATGGAGGTCGAGAGGGTTCCGATAAAGACGCCGCTTGAGGAGACGGAAGGAACAATAATCAAGGACAGGCGAAACGTCGTCATAATCACCGTTCTCCGCGCGGCGATACCGCTGATGGAGGGACTCATCAAGGTTCTTGACCATGCCCGCGTGGGTATCGTTTCGGCATCACGAGGAAAGGCGCCGAAGTTCGAGATAGAGATGAAATACGTGAAAGTACCTCAGGTAAAGCCGGAGGATACAGTTATCATAGCGGATCCGATGATAGCGACCGGTTCAACGCTCATCAAGGTTCTCGAAGAGGTTAAGAAGTACGGAAAGGCCAAGCGCTACGTCATAGTTGGGGTTCTCGCGGCGCCGGAGGGCATAAGCAGGATAAAGGAAGCCCACCCAGAGGTCGAGATGTTCGTGGCGGCGATAGACAGGGAGCTCAACGACCACGGCTACATACTCCCCGGCCTCGGCGATGCAGGCGACAGGGCCTTCGGTGCGCCGATTAAGGTTTGA
- the rpiA gene encoding ribose-5-phosphate isomerase RpiA, which translates to MEELKRAVAKEALKFIEDDMVVGLGTGSTTAYFIEYLGKLIMEGELEDVYGIPTSYQARLLALENGVPVVGLDEVDAIDIAVDGADEVDPHLNLIKGRGAALTMEKIIEYRAGTFLVLVDESKLVERLGQKMPVPIEVIPAAWRAIAEEIEVFNATAELRMASRKDGPVVTDNGNFILDARFHRIDDPLDLEIELNNIPGVVENGIFADIADIVLVGTKDGVKRLER; encoded by the coding sequence ATGGAGGAGCTCAAGAGGGCGGTTGCCAAGGAGGCCCTGAAGTTCATTGAGGATGATATGGTAGTTGGCCTCGGCACTGGCTCCACCACTGCATACTTTATCGAGTATCTGGGCAAGCTCATCATGGAGGGGGAGCTTGAGGACGTTTACGGGATTCCAACGTCCTATCAGGCCAGGCTTCTCGCCCTTGAGAACGGTGTCCCGGTAGTGGGTCTGGACGAAGTCGATGCGATAGACATAGCCGTTGACGGCGCCGACGAAGTTGACCCACACCTGAACCTCATAAAGGGTCGCGGTGCGGCTTTAACGATGGAGAAGATAATTGAATACCGCGCTGGAACGTTCCTCGTTCTCGTTGACGAGAGCAAGCTGGTCGAGAGGCTCGGTCAGAAGATGCCCGTTCCGATCGAGGTCATTCCGGCGGCATGGCGCGCCATAGCTGAGGAGATAGAGGTCTTCAACGCAACGGCAGAGCTGAGGATGGCGAGCAGGAAGGACGGGCCGGTCGTTACCGACAACGGCAACTTCATCCTTGATGCGAGGTTCCACCGCATAGATGACCCGCTCGACCTTGAGATAGAGCTCAACAACATCCCCGGTGTTGTCGAGAACGGCATCTTTGCAGACATAGCCGACATAGTCCTCGTCGGAACCAAGGACGGCGTCAAGAGGCTGGAGCGCTGA
- a CDS encoding pyridoxal-phosphate dependent enzyme, with the protein MQVRCPSCGRLYSSLIPPTCSCGEPLRIAYDYESVDVSSWKGRKPGVWKYRELLPAVDRVISLNEGGTPLLKAKLGEELGLNVFIKDETRNPTGSFRDRLITVAVSYGMPHAENGFVVASNGNAAASLSAYAARAGKPAYTVVPKLVEQGKLNQIVAFGAKVIRYGESVDEGISYAEGLAEGKGLYNVTPESNLIGLEGQKTLAFELWEELNPTHVVVPTGSGSNLYSIYKGFVELMEIGTIEEMPRLIAVQAEKCSPIASEVLGVEPRAEPTKALALYVKNPVMKELALKAIGETDGTAVMVGEDELDLGQRLLAGEGIFAEYASAVIVPALLKLAEEGYFERNDRIALIVTSSGLKGHYAETREKFSIGGTKLDILRLLSERVMYGYEIWEALEKPLKYQAVYQHLRELESLGLIGESHRRGRRVYYRLTDKGRKFLETLSE; encoded by the coding sequence ATGCAGGTTCGATGTCCAAGCTGCGGGAGGCTCTACTCCTCCCTTATTCCCCCAACGTGCTCCTGCGGTGAGCCGCTCAGGATAGCGTACGACTACGAATCCGTGGACGTTTCTTCATGGAAAGGGAGAAAGCCCGGTGTTTGGAAGTATCGGGAACTTCTCCCCGCTGTGGACCGTGTAATCAGCCTGAACGAGGGCGGAACACCTCTTCTGAAGGCAAAACTCGGTGAAGAACTTGGGCTGAACGTCTTCATCAAGGACGAGACGAGGAATCCGACGGGTTCATTCAGGGACAGGCTCATCACCGTGGCGGTCTCCTATGGCATGCCCCACGCCGAGAACGGCTTTGTGGTTGCGAGCAACGGAAACGCCGCCGCTTCCCTTTCGGCCTATGCCGCCCGGGCAGGAAAGCCTGCCTACACAGTCGTTCCAAAACTGGTTGAGCAGGGGAAGCTGAACCAGATAGTGGCTTTCGGTGCCAAGGTTATACGCTACGGTGAGAGCGTCGATGAGGGCATAAGCTACGCGGAAGGATTGGCTGAGGGCAAGGGGCTCTACAACGTCACCCCCGAGAGCAACCTCATAGGTTTGGAGGGACAGAAGACGCTCGCCTTTGAGCTGTGGGAGGAGCTGAACCCGACCCACGTGGTGGTCCCGACGGGAAGTGGGAGCAACCTATACAGTATCTACAAGGGGTTCGTCGAGCTCATGGAGATAGGGACCATCGAGGAGATGCCCCGGCTCATAGCGGTTCAGGCGGAGAAATGTTCCCCCATAGCGAGTGAGGTTCTGGGCGTCGAGCCGAGGGCGGAGCCGACCAAGGCGCTGGCGCTCTACGTGAAGAACCCTGTGATGAAGGAGCTGGCTTTGAAGGCCATAGGCGAGACCGATGGAACCGCTGTGATGGTCGGCGAGGATGAGCTCGACCTTGGGCAGAGGTTGCTTGCCGGGGAGGGCATATTCGCGGAGTACGCTTCGGCGGTGATAGTTCCGGCCCTGCTCAAGCTGGCGGAGGAAGGCTACTTCGAGAGGAACGACAGGATAGCGCTCATCGTGACCAGCTCTGGCCTCAAGGGGCACTACGCTGAAACCCGGGAGAAGTTCAGCATCGGAGGGACGAAGCTTGATATACTGAGGCTCCTCAGCGAGAGGGTCATGTACGGCTACGAGATATGGGAAGCCCTTGAGAAGCCGCTCAAGTATCAGGCGGTTTACCAGCACCTCCGTGAGCTTGAAAGCCTGGGCCTGATAGGCGAATCTCATAGAAGGGGCAGGCGTGTATACTACAGGCTGACCGATAAGGGCCGCAAGTTCCTGGAGACACTATCCGAGTAA
- a CDS encoding beta-CASP ribonuclease aCPSF1, which produces MIRRETFVDDILRDIKAVISQMVPREARITEVEFEGPELVIYVKNPEAIMQDGELIKNLAKVLKKRISVRPDPEVLLPPERAEEMIKQIVPAEAEITNISFDPSVGEVLIEAKKPGLVIGKNGETLRLITQKVHWAPRVIRTPPLQSQTIYSIRQILQAEARDRRKFLRQVGRNIYRKPELKSEWIRITSLGGFREVGRSALLVQTNESYVLVDFGVNIAALRDPKKAFPHFDAPEFRYVLDAGLLDAIIITHAHLDHSGMLPYLFRYKLFDGPIYTTPPTRDLMVLLQQDFIEIQQMNGVEPLYRPRDIKEVIKHTITLDYGEVRDIAPDMRLTLHNAGHILGSSIVHLHIGNGLHNIAITGDFKFIPTRLFEPAVSRFPRLETLIMESTYGGSNDYQMPREEAEKRLIEVIHQTIRRGGKVLIPAMAVGRAQEIMMVLEEYARVGGIEVPIYLDGMIWEATAIHTAYPEYLSKHLREQIFHEGYNPFLNPVFKSVANSRERQDIIDSGEPAIIIATSGMLVGGPSVEYFKQLAPDPKNSMIFVSYQAEGTLGRQVQRGLREIPLVGEGGKTEVVKVNMEVHTIDGFSGHADRRELISYIARLRPRPERVITVHGEPHKCLDLSTSIHKKFGISTRAPNNLDAIRLK; this is translated from the coding sequence TTGATAAGGAGAGAAACTTTCGTTGATGACATTCTACGTGACATAAAAGCTGTAATAAGCCAGATGGTTCCGAGGGAGGCCAGGATAACTGAAGTTGAATTCGAAGGGCCAGAGCTTGTAATCTACGTCAAGAATCCCGAAGCCATAATGCAGGACGGGGAGCTCATCAAAAACCTCGCCAAGGTTCTAAAGAAGCGCATCAGCGTCCGTCCAGACCCTGAAGTCCTCCTTCCTCCAGAGAGGGCGGAGGAGATGATAAAGCAGATTGTTCCGGCGGAGGCAGAGATAACCAACATAAGCTTTGACCCGTCCGTCGGTGAGGTTCTCATAGAGGCCAAAAAGCCGGGCCTGGTTATAGGAAAGAACGGCGAAACGCTTCGCTTGATAACCCAGAAGGTCCACTGGGCGCCTCGCGTCATAAGGACACCACCGCTTCAGAGCCAGACCATATACTCGATAAGGCAGATACTTCAGGCGGAGGCGAGGGACAGGAGAAAGTTCCTCCGCCAGGTTGGCAGGAACATCTACCGCAAGCCCGAGCTGAAAAGCGAGTGGATTAGGATAACCAGCCTTGGGGGCTTCCGCGAGGTTGGTAGAAGTGCCCTTCTAGTCCAGACTAACGAAAGTTATGTTCTTGTGGACTTCGGTGTTAACATAGCCGCCCTCCGCGACCCCAAAAAGGCATTTCCGCATTTTGACGCGCCCGAGTTCAGGTACGTTCTTGATGCTGGGTTACTCGATGCGATCATCATAACCCACGCCCACCTCGACCACAGCGGAATGCTCCCTTACCTCTTCCGCTACAAGCTCTTCGACGGTCCGATATACACGACACCGCCGACGAGGGATCTGATGGTGCTCCTTCAGCAGGACTTCATCGAGATACAGCAGATGAACGGCGTCGAGCCTCTCTACCGGCCGAGGGACATCAAAGAGGTCATCAAGCACACGATAACCCTCGACTACGGCGAGGTTCGCGACATCGCCCCGGACATGAGACTCACCCTCCACAATGCAGGCCACATCCTCGGTTCATCGATAGTTCACCTCCACATAGGCAATGGGCTTCACAACATAGCCATAACCGGAGACTTCAAGTTCATCCCTACGAGGCTCTTTGAACCCGCTGTAAGCAGGTTCCCGCGTCTGGAGACCCTCATTATGGAATCCACCTACGGAGGAAGCAACGACTACCAGATGCCGCGTGAAGAAGCCGAGAAGCGCCTTATAGAGGTCATCCATCAGACGATTAGGAGGGGAGGTAAGGTTCTCATACCTGCCATGGCGGTCGGCAGGGCACAGGAGATAATGATGGTTCTCGAAGAGTACGCCCGGGTCGGCGGTATAGAGGTGCCCATATACCTCGATGGAATGATATGGGAGGCCACTGCAATCCACACGGCTTATCCGGAGTACCTCAGCAAGCACCTGCGCGAGCAGATATTCCACGAGGGCTACAACCCGTTCCTCAATCCGGTTTTCAAGAGCGTTGCCAACTCTCGTGAGAGGCAGGACATCATAGACAGCGGAGAGCCGGCAATAATCATAGCCACTTCGGGCATGCTCGTCGGTGGGCCGAGCGTGGAGTACTTCAAACAGCTCGCTCCTGACCCGAAGAACAGCATGATCTTCGTCAGCTACCAGGCCGAGGGAACGCTTGGAAGACAGGTTCAGAGGGGACTCAGGGAAATACCTCTGGTCGGAGAGGGCGGAAAGACCGAGGTTGTCAAGGTCAACATGGAGGTTCACACCATCGACGGCTTCTCCGGCCACGCCGACAGGAGGGAGCTTATCAGCTACATAGCCAGGCTGAGACCGAGGCCTGAGAGGGTCATAACCGTCCACGGAGAACCACACAAGTGCCTTGACCTGAGCACCAGCATCCACAAGAAGTTCGGCATCTCAACGCGCGCCCCGAACAACCTGGATGCAATAAGGCTTAAGTGA
- the psmB gene encoding archaeal proteasome endopeptidase complex subunit beta, with protein sequence MAEKLKGTTTVGIVCKDGVVLAADRRASLGNMVLSGNVTKVFQIDDHLALAGAGSVGDILSLVRLLRAEARLYRAKVGNEMSVKALATLTSNILHGRRFMPYFGWFLIAGYDERPGLYSIDMAGGVTEDRFTAAGSGMEFAFAVLEDGYSEDMGLEGGIRLALRAIKVATRRDVFTGDGITLVTVTEDGYRELSKEEIEALLK encoded by the coding sequence TTGGCTGAAAAGCTAAAGGGAACGACTACGGTCGGCATTGTGTGTAAGGACGGCGTCGTCCTAGCGGCGGACAGGAGGGCATCGCTCGGCAACATGGTGCTTTCGGGGAACGTCACAAAGGTATTCCAGATAGACGACCACTTGGCCTTGGCCGGTGCCGGGAGCGTTGGGGACATCCTCTCGCTCGTCAGGCTTCTGAGGGCTGAGGCTAGACTGTACAGGGCCAAGGTCGGGAACGAGATGAGTGTGAAGGCCCTTGCTACGCTGACTTCTAACATCCTCCACGGCAGGAGGTTCATGCCGTACTTTGGGTGGTTCCTCATAGCGGGCTACGATGAGAGGCCCGGACTGTACTCGATAGACATGGCCGGCGGCGTTACCGAAGACAGATTCACCGCTGCCGGTTCTGGAATGGAGTTTGCCTTTGCGGTTCTTGAGGATGGGTATAGCGAGGACATGGGGCTTGAGGGGGGCATCAGACTTGCCCTCAGGGCGATAAAGGTAGCCACAAGGCGCGATGTTTTCACGGGGGATGGGATAACTCTCGTTACCGTCACGGAAGACGGTTACAGGGAGCTGAGCAAGGAGGAGATAGAGGCTCTTCTAAAGTGA
- a CDS encoding potassium channel family protein has translation MEKKTEEGLEIELIGFRTFLHEFLMVLYYVKSILLGLFTLIMVFGVVLAFQESLSIGNGIYFAFISAFTVGYGDITPTTPISKLLCAFILPILGMIMTGIIVAAAMQAISRLYQERGKKL, from the coding sequence ATGGAGAAGAAAACAGAGGAAGGGCTCGAAATCGAACTCATAGGCTTTCGAACCTTCCTCCACGAATTTTTAATGGTCCTCTACTACGTTAAAAGCATTCTTCTGGGCCTTTTTACCCTGATAATGGTTTTCGGGGTGGTGCTCGCCTTCCAGGAATCTCTGAGCATCGGCAATGGGATTTACTTCGCTTTTATATCAGCCTTCACGGTTGGCTACGGTGACATAACCCCCACAACACCGATATCAAAGCTCCTCTGTGCCTTTATACTGCCTATACTGGGGATGATAATGACGGGAATAATAGTCGCGGCCGCGATGCAGGCGATATCAAGGCTATATCAGGAACGGGGCAAAAAGCTCTAG
- the gdhA gene encoding glutamate dehydrogenase has product MVEIDPFEMAVQQLERAAQFMDISEEALEWLKKPMRIVEVSVPLEMDDGSVKVFTGFRVQHNWARGPTKGGIRWHPAETLSTVKALATWMTWKVAVVDLPYGGGKGGIIVDPKKLSEREKERLARNYIRAIYDVISPYTDIPAPDVYTNPQIMAWMMDEYEAISRRKVPSFGIITGKPPGVGGIVARMDATARGASFTVREAAKALGMDLKGKTIAIQGYGNAGYYMAKIMSEEYGMKVVAVSDSKGGIYMEDGINADEVLKWKREHGSVKDFPGATNITNEELLELEVDVLAPSAIEGVITKDNADKIKAKIIAELANGPTTPEADEILHEKGVLIIPDFLCNAGGVTVSYFEWVQNITGDYWDTETTRAKLDKKMTKAFWDVYNTHKEKGIQMRDAAYVVAVQRVYDAMKWRGWVKK; this is encoded by the coding sequence ATGGTCGAGATTGACCCGTTTGAGATGGCCGTTCAGCAGCTTGAGAGGGCTGCCCAGTTCATGGATATAAGCGAAGAGGCCCTTGAGTGGCTCAAGAAGCCCATGAGGATTGTTGAGGTCTCAGTTCCGCTTGAGATGGACGACGGTTCTGTTAAGGTTTTCACCGGTTTCCGTGTTCAGCACAACTGGGCCCGCGGTCCGACCAAGGGTGGTATAAGGTGGCACCCGGCCGAGACCCTCAGCACCGTCAAGGCCCTCGCCACCTGGATGACCTGGAAGGTCGCCGTCGTTGACCTCCCCTACGGTGGAGGTAAGGGTGGCATCATAGTCGACCCGAAGAAGCTCTCCGAGAGGGAGAAGGAGAGGCTAGCCAGGAACTACATAAGGGCCATCTACGACGTCATCAGCCCGTACACCGACATTCCGGCTCCTGACGTTTACACCAACCCGCAGATCATGGCCTGGATGATGGACGAGTACGAGGCCATCAGCAGGAGGAAGGTTCCGAGCTTCGGAATCATCACCGGCAAGCCGCCCGGTGTCGGTGGTATCGTCGCCAGGATGGACGCCACTGCTCGCGGTGCCAGCTTCACCGTCCGCGAGGCTGCCAAGGCCCTCGGAATGGACCTCAAGGGCAAGACCATAGCCATCCAGGGTTACGGTAACGCCGGCTACTACATGGCCAAGATCATGAGCGAGGAGTACGGCATGAAGGTCGTCGCCGTCAGCGACAGCAAGGGCGGTATCTACATGGAGGACGGCATAAACGCCGACGAGGTTCTCAAGTGGAAGCGCGAGCACGGCTCAGTCAAGGACTTCCCGGGAGCCACCAACATCACCAACGAGGAGCTCCTTGAGCTCGAAGTCGACGTCCTCGCTCCGAGCGCCATTGAGGGTGTCATCACCAAGGACAACGCTGACAAGATCAAGGCCAAGATTATTGCCGAGCTCGCCAACGGCCCGACAACGCCAGAGGCCGACGAGATACTCCACGAGAAGGGTGTCCTCATCATACCTGACTTCCTCTGTAACGCCGGCGGTGTCACCGTCAGCTACTTCGAGTGGGTTCAGAACATAACCGGCGACTACTGGGACACCGAGACCACCAGGGCCAAGCTCGACAAGAAGATGACCAAGGCCTTCTGGGATGTTTACAACACCCACAAGGAGAAGGGTATCCAGATGAGAGATGCGGCCTACGTCGTCGCCGTCCAGAGGGTCTACGACGCCATGAAGTGGCGCGGATGGGTGAAGAAGTGA